ATTCATCCTCTACCTAACTTCATCACACCTTCCCTCTCTTCACTGTAAACCTACTACATCTCCCCCTCTCTCTCATTTCAATGGCGTCCCCTGATGTTGAGTACCGGTGCTTCGTTGGAGGTCTAGCTTGGGCCACCGATGACAGAGCTCTCGAGACCGCCTTCTCTCAATTCGGCGACGTTCTCGATTCCAAGGTCGGTTACACGCAGAGATCAGACTCCCGGAGGTTTCCGATGATCTGATCCTCATCCGATCTGTGTTTCTCTGTTACTTACTGTTACTATGCTTTGTTACTGTTACTTTCTTATTCTCAAATCGGTACGTTCATCTTCCTGCTATCATGAGCCTGGAGATCGATCGGtgttttcgaaatttttttatgttcattattttttttttgttattgtgtgtttgtttttgtatgctgattattttatttattatttgtgaACAGATCATTAACGACCGTGAGACGGGACGATCAAGGGGATTCGGATTCGTCACCTTCAAGGATGAGAAGTCGATGAAGGACGCCATCGAGGGGATGAACGGGCAGGATCTCGACGGTCGCAGCATCACTGTGAACGAGGCTCAGTCTCGTGGTAGCGGTGGTGGCGGAGGAGGCCGCGGCGGAGGCGGTGGTGGATACCGCAGCGGAGGCGGTGGTGGTTAcggaggaggtggtggagggTACGGTGGAGGTGGTGGAAGACGCGAGGGTGGATACAgtggtggcggtggtggtggttacTCGTCGAGaggtggtggtggcggtggaGGCTACGGTGGCAGGCGTGATGGTGGTGAAGGTGGAGGTTACGGAGGAAGCGGTGGTGGTGGTTGGTAATTAGATTTTAGTGTTTGAGGTTGTTGTTGTGTCTGGTCCGTTTCTGGGTTCGGGTTTATGTTTCTCTCTATGTGTTATGTTTGGTTCTGCTGTTTTGGTTGTAACAGTTCGTGGTTAGGTATCTGATATCTGGAAACGCAATGTTAAATCACTTTTCATTTATCTTGccgagttttaattttttaagtttaacaAATTAATTAGAAATTAGATCTTATTAATCGTATGAAAATGCATTGAGAAAATTTATAGTGTTGGGATCATTGAATCGTTCGTTGAAACTTTCCAATCGTTTTCTATTTCCAAGAAAGGGCTCCTCTGTTCCTTAAAGCATTCGCTTTTAGAGGTTTCTCTGTTTCATAACGCATTCAAATCTCtctttacattaataataaatttgaaatctACACGTACGTTTACTACTGTTCTTTTAGGAACATCTCAAAAACATTAGGCTAGAGCCTAGATTCATAAACTTACTCCTCCCGTAAAATTCACAACACAAATTAAAGAGATCAACACTATATATCTGAAAAGAGGTTATCAAAGTTCAATTCAAGCTAGTTATCTAAGCGTTAATATGTCTCTCTGGTGTTTATTCTTGTTCGAGCAATCGCGACCCGCTTATTTTGGGCCCTTTACTATGTATCTGCATTAGGCCTACAAGAATGCATGGTAGAAAATGTTCAAGTTCTTTTTAGTTCTCAAGAGAAAAATGTTTACCTTTTGAACTAATTTTGTTTGCTAGatagataaaacaaaataatctccCTAGAAATCCGTCTAGTCCATTGATACAAGTTAGAAACTACCGAAAGGTCTGACTTGAAATTTTGAGTGTCAAAACATGTACTAAAAAACTCCACTTTGAAATGAAATCCTAGCGTATattgtttttcaattaaatattaaaaaaaaaaacattttgttgaTTCTTCCTGTTGAGCTTTTAGAAAGCAATAGAAACTACAAACAGggcaaataattttatttgcaTCATGTTATATTTCAGCTTATTCCATCAGTTGAATTATAATAAATGAACagtttattatgtttaaaattcaGATATTCTGGtgtattaatattaatatctttttGATTAATCCAAATCACAGTTGGTTTTTGAGTAAATTTGGTTGTATAAAGAACTGTGGTAACAAATTCAGTATTAGTCACAAGATTTAAGGATTATAAAACATAGTAAAATAAACAAGAGAAATTTACATATAAATGCACTTTTTCATGTCTTAGCACATTTAGACATTGTCGCTATAATATATgtacttttaaaagaaaataacttACATTTATACATACTAGAGATtcttccgggctacgcccggattttgaaaaatatttttgtatttaatatatatatatatatatatatatattgtcgccatattataaatatgtctatatcgaatttgaaatgagtgtaataaaacattttttttaactttgaatTATAATCCAGTTCATCATTCATATTTAGAAGTACTTCAAGGACATTAGATAAAATTATTCATAGAATTCCATGAAAATACATCGTTAATAACAACTGGTTCAAACTTTCAAgctttgtttttggttttagaatttttgagttttttaaaaCTAACTTATTATTTACAGTATTAAAGAATCTAATgggttttcaaaatatatatgaaatgcCACTTATAATGATGTTTGATGACTGATGTGCGTCATGCTCATGCCATGAAAATTGGCATCTAGAGTCTTTTTTTTTCGCCAGCTATTTGCAGAAACTCCTAAAAATCAGAAGGTGCCCAAAGCCAAATAAGAGAACTGCACCTTTTCTTAGAATCTCTTCACTTATTTTGAAATGCATTTGAACACAATATCTCATAATTTTCTTGAAAGCTATAACAATTACCCATAACACAGTAAATCCTGATAGTCTTTTCATGGATTTGATATAAGAAGATGACAATGTCTCTTTTAACTCATGTTCCAGCAGCCAAATGATAACTTAAAACCCAAGTAATAGAACAAAACTTTCCGCCACTGCTAGCCAACGTCGAACGGAATACACAGACGTGAGGCAAAGATGCTCCACATTAAGATGGTtctgttttttattttgctCTGCAGAAGATTCACCACATGTTTCTCCCCTCCATTTTTATCTAGCATAGTGatgtttccttgcttgttgaTGCCATTAACCCGTGTGCAAGCCATCAGAAGAATCTGCACAAATAATTTACTTTaggcaataaaaaaataacagaCTGAGGAACAGCTTGAGGAGTTGTATATGAGCTTACCGACCTTTCGGTGTAAAGAGTTATTCTCACAAATCTGTCTTTGCCTATATAAAAGTGAAGC
The nucleotide sequence above comes from Brassica napus cultivar Da-Ae chromosome A9, Da-Ae, whole genome shotgun sequence. Encoded proteins:
- the LOC106365965 gene encoding glycine-rich RNA-binding protein GRP1A isoform X2 — its product is MLCYCYFLILKSIINDRETGRSRGFGFVTFKDEKSMKDAIEGMNGQDLDGRSITVNEAQSRGSGGGGGGRGGGGGGYRSGGGGGYGGGGGGYGGGGGRREGGYSGGGGGGYSSRGGGGGGGYGGRRDGGEGGGYGGSGGGGW
- the LOC106365965 gene encoding glycine-rich RNA-binding protein GRP1A isoform X1 gives rise to the protein MASPDVEYRCFVGGLAWATDDRALETAFSQFGDVLDSKIINDRETGRSRGFGFVTFKDEKSMKDAIEGMNGQDLDGRSITVNEAQSRGSGGGGGGRGGGGGGYRSGGGGGYGGGGGGYGGGGGRREGGYSGGGGGGYSSRGGGGGGGYGGRRDGGEGGGYGGSGGGGW